The following are from one region of the Haliaeetus albicilla chromosome 24, bHalAlb1.1, whole genome shotgun sequence genome:
- the ATRIP gene encoding ATR-interacting protein isoform X5: MQDEILTKNGEIKILRDSMQQMEYAMEEQKRSYMLLEQQKTQTLSEKEKEFSKKLLSLQSELQFKDAEMNELRTRLQNCERNKHVTQTVLMPSPKKNLAIQVKSEGCSPQPGKRSFPTKESFSAEMSTRPSCSSGNLIAPATLIKEDGKITHPEVLAMKREAMGKNGSYNSVPKRNARGSILLNALMKQPIVPGSLLGLCHLLSSNSEPSPGAVLQPNYLDIKSTQLPSSRTAQEETAPLVSLREAQELAITGLNLIAMDEGLSEGSPTESRTEFSHLTRCKIRGAVHLLPLVEHHIGAYCQAVQLAAKSVNGSCGNHSAVSSRTNTNMGSSKEDFRLSLEETTVISLGILYYLAFYSWDVVHTLLSTEVEKSSAAGDEQVSKMDKNVLCDNQCDNKEDTRTQGGLPVAPQDAPNNDRPQHSLFKKLLQVLGFSAARGSQTDSILNQSLKVLVKLAENSTMDLLINFQDLLSSQILFRCLCPETPLPAVLLTVRLLCILAQHHTLVAQLCSHSDTCLLLALYMYITSRPDKTASEMLWLQLEQETVRLLTRCMRCSSPAVLLPGTDCQCNLEVVKALIIMLHRQWMKIRRSENSLSAYKEQIIQFLRDAVLLLYSLSQKDKLFHEHCLEVLHQYDQVMPGVRAILKKTQKLSACEELILDELYPPEPEAEDQGMDSS; encoded by the exons atgcagGATGAAATTCTTActaaaaatggagaaattaaaattttgcgTGACTCAATGCAGCAGATGGAGTATGCTATGGAGGAACAGAAAAGATCATACATGCTATTGGAACAGCAAAAAACTCAGACcttaagtgaaaaagaaaaagagttctCCAAAAAG TTACTGTCATTACAGTCAGAGTTGCAGTTCAAAGATGCAGAAATGAATGAATTAAGGACACGACTTCAGAACTGTGAAAGAAATAAACATGTTACTCAGACAGTTTTAATGCCAAG ccCTAAAAAGAATCTTGCGATACAAGTGAAATCAGAAGGATGTTCTCCGCAGCCTGGAAAAAGATCTTTTCCTACAAAGGAATCCTTCAGTGCTGAAATGTCCACTAGACCATCGTGTTCTTCAGGAAATTTGATTGCCCCAGCTACTTTGATCAAAGAAG ACGGTAAGATAACCCATCCTGAAGTTTTAGCCATGAAGCGTGAAGCAATGGGAAAAAACGGTTCCTACAACTCTGTACCTAAACGAAACGCACGAG GTTCTATCTTACTAAATGCACTGATGAAGCAGCCCATTGTGCCTGGGTCATTACTAGGACTCTGCCACCTTCTTAGCAGTAACTCTGAGCCTTCACCTGGAGCTGTATTGCAGCCTAATTATTTGGATAT AAAGTCCACACAACtacccagcagcaggacagctcAAGAAGAAACTGCACCTCTTGTATCCCTGCGAGAAGCTCAAGAACTTGCAATAACAGGACTGAACTTGATTGCTATGGACGAAGGATTATCTGAAGGAAGCCCAACAGAAAGCCGGACAGAGTTCTCACACCTCACACGCTGCAAGATCCGAGGCGCTGTGCATCTCTTGCCCTTGGTAGAACACCATATTGGTGCATACTGTCAAGCTGTACAATTGGCGGCCAAGTCAGTCAATGGTTCTTGTGGAAACCATTCAGCTGTTTCTTCCAGAACCAACACAAATATGGGGTCAAGTAAGGAGGACTTCAGGTTGTCTCTTGAAGAAACTACAGTTATATCACTGGGTATTCTTTATTATTTGGCGTTTTATAGCTGGGATGTTGTCCACACATTGCTATCtactgaagtggaaaaaagttctgctgctggagatgaACAGGTTTCCAAGATGGACAAAAATGTGCTGTGTGATAATCAGTGTGATAATAAAGAAGATACCAGGACACAAGGAGGGCTGCCTGTAGCTCCACAGGATGCTCCCAATAACGATCGACCTCAAcattctttgtttaaaaagctgCTTCAGGTTTTAGGTTTTTCTGCTGCAAGAGGCTCCCAAACTGATAGTATACTGAACCAAAGCCTAAAAGTTTTGGTGAAATTAGCTGAAAATTCAACAATGGACTTACTAATAAA ttttcaGGACTTACTGAGTAGCCAGATACTGTTCCGTTGTCTGTGTCCAGAGACTCCTTTGCCTGCTGTCCTTTTGACCGTGAGACTGTTGTGTATTCTTGCTCAGCACCACACGTTAGTTGCTCAACTTTGTTCTCATTCAG ACACCTGCCTTCTTCTTGCACTGTACATGTATATTACATCAAGACCAGATAAAACAGCATCTGAAATGCTTTGGCTTCAGCTGGAACAAGAG ACAGTTAGACTCCTGACAAGGTGCATGCGGTGTTCCAGTCCAGCGGTTTTATTACCTGGTACAGACTGCCAATGTAATCTTGAG gTGGTTAAGGCACTAATCATAATGTTACATAGACAGTGGATGAAGATTAGAAGATCTGAGAACAGTTTGTCGGCATATAAGGAACAAATTATTCAGTTTTTACGGGATGCTGTTTTACTCTTATACAGCCTCTCTCAGAAAGATAAACTGTTTCATGAACACTGTTTGGAAGTTCTCCATCAATATGACCAAGTCATGCCGGGTGTAAGAGCCATTCTCAAAAAGACTCAAAAACTGAGTGCCTGTGAAG aGCTGATTTTGGATGAATTGTATCCTCCTGAGCCAGAAGCAGAAGACCAAGGAATGGATTCCAGCTAG
- the ATRIP gene encoding ATR-interacting protein isoform X2, which translates to MAAQPPLGPRKRSGPEGWAGTGTGTGTGTGTAPPAAAGRSGGALENGFPPHKRPRSSGAAGPEEGPSDPFGDNDDFTADDLEEIDILASQALSQEAAAAALPRHAWAAFGASGAERRAAAGQPRGIAPAAGRRPKASSTEDSLMRDAFQFEVLQTQHEEIKQKLKEMQDEILTKNGEIKILRDSMQQMEYAMEEQKRSYMLLEQQKTQTLSEKEKEFSKKLLSLQSELQFKDAEMNELRTRLQNCERNKHVTQTVLMPSPKKNLAIQVKSEGCSPQPGKRSFPTKESFSAEMSTRPSCSSGNLIAPATLIKEDGKITHPEVLAMKREAMGKNGSYNSVPKRNARGSILLNALMKQPIVPGSLLGLCHLLSSNSEPSPGAVLQPNYLDIKSTQLPSSRTAQEETAPLVSLREAQELAITGLNLIAMDEGLSEGSPTESRTEFSHLTRCKIRGAVHLLPLVEHHIGAYCQAVQLAAKSVNGSCGNHSAVSSRTNTNMGSSKEDFRLSLEETTVISLGILYYLAFYSWDVVHTLLSTEVEKSSAAGDEQVSKMDKNVLCDNQCDNKEDTRTQGGLPVAPQDAPNNDRPQHSLFKKLLQVLGFSAARGSQTDSILNQSLKVLVKLAENSTMDLLINFQDLLSSQILFRCLCPETPLPAVLLTVRLLCILAQHHTLVAQLCSHSDTCLLLALYMYITSRPDKTASEMLWLQLEQETVRLLTRCMRCSSPAVLLPGTDCQCNLEVVKALIIMLHRQWMKIRRSENSLSAYKEQIIQFLRDAVLLLYSLSQKDKLFHEHCLEVLHQYDQVMPGVRAILKKTQKLSACEELILDELYPPEPEAEDQGMDSS; encoded by the exons ATGGCGGCACAGCCCCCGCTCGGGCCACGGAAGCGGAGCGGCCCGGAGGGCTgggccgggaccgggaccgggaccgggaccgggaccgggaccgcccccccggccgcggcgggccgCAGCGGCGGCGCCCTGGAGAACGGCTTCCCGCCCCACAAGCGCCCCAGGAGCtcgggggcggccgggcccgaGGAGGGGCCGTCAGACCCCTTCGGGGACAACGACGACTTCACGGCGGACGACCTGGAGGAGATCGACATCCTGGCTTCGCAGGCGCTGTCGCAggaggcggccgccgccgccctcccgaGACACGCGTGGGCCGCCTTCGGAGCGAGCGGCGCCGAgcggcgggcggccgcggggcagccccggggcatcgcccccgccgcggggaggAGGCCGAAAG caagcagTACAGAAGATAGTCTGATGAGAGATGCGTTCCAGTTTGAAGTACTGCAAACACAGcatgaagaaattaaacagaag ctgaaagaaatgcagGATGAAATTCTTActaaaaatggagaaattaaaattttgcgTGACTCAATGCAGCAGATGGAGTATGCTATGGAGGAACAGAAAAGATCATACATGCTATTGGAACAGCAAAAAACTCAGACcttaagtgaaaaagaaaaagagttctCCAAAAAG TTACTGTCATTACAGTCAGAGTTGCAGTTCAAAGATGCAGAAATGAATGAATTAAGGACACGACTTCAGAACTGTGAAAGAAATAAACATGTTACTCAGACAGTTTTAATGCCAAG ccCTAAAAAGAATCTTGCGATACAAGTGAAATCAGAAGGATGTTCTCCGCAGCCTGGAAAAAGATCTTTTCCTACAAAGGAATCCTTCAGTGCTGAAATGTCCACTAGACCATCGTGTTCTTCAGGAAATTTGATTGCCCCAGCTACTTTGATCAAAGAAG ACGGTAAGATAACCCATCCTGAAGTTTTAGCCATGAAGCGTGAAGCAATGGGAAAAAACGGTTCCTACAACTCTGTACCTAAACGAAACGCACGAG GTTCTATCTTACTAAATGCACTGATGAAGCAGCCCATTGTGCCTGGGTCATTACTAGGACTCTGCCACCTTCTTAGCAGTAACTCTGAGCCTTCACCTGGAGCTGTATTGCAGCCTAATTATTTGGATAT AAAGTCCACACAACtacccagcagcaggacagctcAAGAAGAAACTGCACCTCTTGTATCCCTGCGAGAAGCTCAAGAACTTGCAATAACAGGACTGAACTTGATTGCTATGGACGAAGGATTATCTGAAGGAAGCCCAACAGAAAGCCGGACAGAGTTCTCACACCTCACACGCTGCAAGATCCGAGGCGCTGTGCATCTCTTGCCCTTGGTAGAACACCATATTGGTGCATACTGTCAAGCTGTACAATTGGCGGCCAAGTCAGTCAATGGTTCTTGTGGAAACCATTCAGCTGTTTCTTCCAGAACCAACACAAATATGGGGTCAAGTAAGGAGGACTTCAGGTTGTCTCTTGAAGAAACTACAGTTATATCACTGGGTATTCTTTATTATTTGGCGTTTTATAGCTGGGATGTTGTCCACACATTGCTATCtactgaagtggaaaaaagttctgctgctggagatgaACAGGTTTCCAAGATGGACAAAAATGTGCTGTGTGATAATCAGTGTGATAATAAAGAAGATACCAGGACACAAGGAGGGCTGCCTGTAGCTCCACAGGATGCTCCCAATAACGATCGACCTCAAcattctttgtttaaaaagctgCTTCAGGTTTTAGGTTTTTCTGCTGCAAGAGGCTCCCAAACTGATAGTATACTGAACCAAAGCCTAAAAGTTTTGGTGAAATTAGCTGAAAATTCAACAATGGACTTACTAATAAA ttttcaGGACTTACTGAGTAGCCAGATACTGTTCCGTTGTCTGTGTCCAGAGACTCCTTTGCCTGCTGTCCTTTTGACCGTGAGACTGTTGTGTATTCTTGCTCAGCACCACACGTTAGTTGCTCAACTTTGTTCTCATTCAG ACACCTGCCTTCTTCTTGCACTGTACATGTATATTACATCAAGACCAGATAAAACAGCATCTGAAATGCTTTGGCTTCAGCTGGAACAAGAG ACAGTTAGACTCCTGACAAGGTGCATGCGGTGTTCCAGTCCAGCGGTTTTATTACCTGGTACAGACTGCCAATGTAATCTTGAG gTGGTTAAGGCACTAATCATAATGTTACATAGACAGTGGATGAAGATTAGAAGATCTGAGAACAGTTTGTCGGCATATAAGGAACAAATTATTCAGTTTTTACGGGATGCTGTTTTACTCTTATACAGCCTCTCTCAGAAAGATAAACTGTTTCATGAACACTGTTTGGAAGTTCTCCATCAATATGACCAAGTCATGCCGGGTGTAAGAGCCATTCTCAAAAAGACTCAAAAACTGAGTGCCTGTGAAG aGCTGATTTTGGATGAATTGTATCCTCCTGAGCCAGAAGCAGAAGACCAAGGAATGGATTCCAGCTAG
- the ATRIP gene encoding ATR-interacting protein isoform X4 — MAAQPPLGPRKRSGPEGWAGTGTGTGTGTGTAPPAAAGRSGGALENGFPPHKRPRSSGAAGPEEGPSDPFGDNDDFTADDLEEIDILASQALSQEAAAAALPRHAWAAFGASGAERRAAAGQPRGIAPAAGRRPKAASSTEDSLMRDAFQFEVLQTQHEEIKQKLKEMQDEILTKNGEIKILRDSMQQMEYAMEEQKRSYMLLEQQKTQTLSEKEKEFSKKLLSLQSELQFKDAEMNELRTRLQNCERNKHVTQTVLMPSPKKNLAIQVKSEGCSPQPGKRSFPTKESFSAEMSTRPSCSSGNLIAPATLIKEGSILLNALMKQPIVPGSLLGLCHLLSSNSEPSPGAVLQPNYLDIKSTQLPSSRTAQEETAPLVSLREAQELAITGLNLIAMDEGLSEGSPTESRTEFSHLTRCKIRGAVHLLPLVEHHIGAYCQAVQLAAKSVNGSCGNHSAVSSRTNTNMGSSKEDFRLSLEETTVISLGILYYLAFYSWDVVHTLLSTEVEKSSAAGDEQVSKMDKNVLCDNQCDNKEDTRTQGGLPVAPQDAPNNDRPQHSLFKKLLQVLGFSAARGSQTDSILNQSLKVLVKLAENSTMDLLINFQDLLSSQILFRCLCPETPLPAVLLTVRLLCILAQHHTLVAQLCSHSDTCLLLALYMYITSRPDKTASEMLWLQLEQETVRLLTRCMRCSSPAVLLPGTDCQCNLEVVKALIIMLHRQWMKIRRSENSLSAYKEQIIQFLRDAVLLLYSLSQKDKLFHEHCLEVLHQYDQVMPGVRAILKKTQKLSACEELILDELYPPEPEAEDQGMDSS; from the exons ATGGCGGCACAGCCCCCGCTCGGGCCACGGAAGCGGAGCGGCCCGGAGGGCTgggccgggaccgggaccgggaccgggaccgggaccgggaccgcccccccggccgcggcgggccgCAGCGGCGGCGCCCTGGAGAACGGCTTCCCGCCCCACAAGCGCCCCAGGAGCtcgggggcggccgggcccgaGGAGGGGCCGTCAGACCCCTTCGGGGACAACGACGACTTCACGGCGGACGACCTGGAGGAGATCGACATCCTGGCTTCGCAGGCGCTGTCGCAggaggcggccgccgccgccctcccgaGACACGCGTGGGCCGCCTTCGGAGCGAGCGGCGCCGAgcggcgggcggccgcggggcagccccggggcatcgcccccgccgcggggaggAGGCCGAAAG cagcaagcagTACAGAAGATAGTCTGATGAGAGATGCGTTCCAGTTTGAAGTACTGCAAACACAGcatgaagaaattaaacagaag ctgaaagaaatgcagGATGAAATTCTTActaaaaatggagaaattaaaattttgcgTGACTCAATGCAGCAGATGGAGTATGCTATGGAGGAACAGAAAAGATCATACATGCTATTGGAACAGCAAAAAACTCAGACcttaagtgaaaaagaaaaagagttctCCAAAAAG TTACTGTCATTACAGTCAGAGTTGCAGTTCAAAGATGCAGAAATGAATGAATTAAGGACACGACTTCAGAACTGTGAAAGAAATAAACATGTTACTCAGACAGTTTTAATGCCAAG ccCTAAAAAGAATCTTGCGATACAAGTGAAATCAGAAGGATGTTCTCCGCAGCCTGGAAAAAGATCTTTTCCTACAAAGGAATCCTTCAGTGCTGAAATGTCCACTAGACCATCGTGTTCTTCAGGAAATTTGATTGCCCCAGCTACTTTGATCAAAGAAG GTTCTATCTTACTAAATGCACTGATGAAGCAGCCCATTGTGCCTGGGTCATTACTAGGACTCTGCCACCTTCTTAGCAGTAACTCTGAGCCTTCACCTGGAGCTGTATTGCAGCCTAATTATTTGGATAT AAAGTCCACACAACtacccagcagcaggacagctcAAGAAGAAACTGCACCTCTTGTATCCCTGCGAGAAGCTCAAGAACTTGCAATAACAGGACTGAACTTGATTGCTATGGACGAAGGATTATCTGAAGGAAGCCCAACAGAAAGCCGGACAGAGTTCTCACACCTCACACGCTGCAAGATCCGAGGCGCTGTGCATCTCTTGCCCTTGGTAGAACACCATATTGGTGCATACTGTCAAGCTGTACAATTGGCGGCCAAGTCAGTCAATGGTTCTTGTGGAAACCATTCAGCTGTTTCTTCCAGAACCAACACAAATATGGGGTCAAGTAAGGAGGACTTCAGGTTGTCTCTTGAAGAAACTACAGTTATATCACTGGGTATTCTTTATTATTTGGCGTTTTATAGCTGGGATGTTGTCCACACATTGCTATCtactgaagtggaaaaaagttctgctgctggagatgaACAGGTTTCCAAGATGGACAAAAATGTGCTGTGTGATAATCAGTGTGATAATAAAGAAGATACCAGGACACAAGGAGGGCTGCCTGTAGCTCCACAGGATGCTCCCAATAACGATCGACCTCAAcattctttgtttaaaaagctgCTTCAGGTTTTAGGTTTTTCTGCTGCAAGAGGCTCCCAAACTGATAGTATACTGAACCAAAGCCTAAAAGTTTTGGTGAAATTAGCTGAAAATTCAACAATGGACTTACTAATAAA ttttcaGGACTTACTGAGTAGCCAGATACTGTTCCGTTGTCTGTGTCCAGAGACTCCTTTGCCTGCTGTCCTTTTGACCGTGAGACTGTTGTGTATTCTTGCTCAGCACCACACGTTAGTTGCTCAACTTTGTTCTCATTCAG ACACCTGCCTTCTTCTTGCACTGTACATGTATATTACATCAAGACCAGATAAAACAGCATCTGAAATGCTTTGGCTTCAGCTGGAACAAGAG ACAGTTAGACTCCTGACAAGGTGCATGCGGTGTTCCAGTCCAGCGGTTTTATTACCTGGTACAGACTGCCAATGTAATCTTGAG gTGGTTAAGGCACTAATCATAATGTTACATAGACAGTGGATGAAGATTAGAAGATCTGAGAACAGTTTGTCGGCATATAAGGAACAAATTATTCAGTTTTTACGGGATGCTGTTTTACTCTTATACAGCCTCTCTCAGAAAGATAAACTGTTTCATGAACACTGTTTGGAAGTTCTCCATCAATATGACCAAGTCATGCCGGGTGTAAGAGCCATTCTCAAAAAGACTCAAAAACTGAGTGCCTGTGAAG aGCTGATTTTGGATGAATTGTATCCTCCTGAGCCAGAAGCAGAAGACCAAGGAATGGATTCCAGCTAG
- the ATRIP gene encoding ATR-interacting protein isoform X3: MAAQPPLGPRKRSGPEGWAGTGTGTGTGTGTAPPAAAGRSGGALENGFPPHKRPRSSGAAGPEEGPSDPFGDNDDFTADDLEEIDILASQALSQEAAAAALPRHAWAAFGASGAERRAAAGQPRGIAPAAGRRPKAASSTEDSLMRDAFQFEVLQTQHEEIKQKLKEMQDEILTKNGEIKILRDSMQQMEYAMEEQKRSYMLLEQQKTQTLSEKEKEFSKKLLSLQSELQFKDAEMNELRTRLQNCERNKHVTQTVLMPSPKKNLAIQVKSEGCSPQPGKRSFPTKESFSAEMSTRPSCSSGNLIAPATLIKEDGKITHPEVLAMKREAMGKNGSYNSVPKRNARGSILLNALMKQPIVPGSLLGLCHLLSSNSEPSPGAVLQPNYLDIKSTQLPSSRTAQEETAPLVSLREAQELAITGLNLIAMDEGLSEGSPTESRTEFSHLTRCKIRGAVHLLPLVEHHIGAYCQAVQLAAKSVNGSCGNHSAVSSRTNTNMGSSKEDFRLSLEETTVISLGILYYLAFYSWDVVHTLLSTEVEKSSAAGDEQVSKMDKNVLCDNQCDNKEDTRTQGGLPVAPQDAPNNDRPQHSLFKKLLQVLGFSAARGSQTDSILNQSLKVLVKLAENSTMDLLINFQDLLSSQILFRCLCPETPLPAVLLTVRLLCILAQHHTLVAQLCSHSDTCLLLALYMYITSRPDKTASEMLWLQLEQEVVKALIIMLHRQWMKIRRSENSLSAYKEQIIQFLRDAVLLLYSLSQKDKLFHEHCLEVLHQYDQVMPGVRAILKKTQKLSACEELILDELYPPEPEAEDQGMDSS; this comes from the exons ATGGCGGCACAGCCCCCGCTCGGGCCACGGAAGCGGAGCGGCCCGGAGGGCTgggccgggaccgggaccgggaccgggaccgggaccgggaccgcccccccggccgcggcgggccgCAGCGGCGGCGCCCTGGAGAACGGCTTCCCGCCCCACAAGCGCCCCAGGAGCtcgggggcggccgggcccgaGGAGGGGCCGTCAGACCCCTTCGGGGACAACGACGACTTCACGGCGGACGACCTGGAGGAGATCGACATCCTGGCTTCGCAGGCGCTGTCGCAggaggcggccgccgccgccctcccgaGACACGCGTGGGCCGCCTTCGGAGCGAGCGGCGCCGAgcggcgggcggccgcggggcagccccggggcatcgcccccgccgcggggaggAGGCCGAAAG cagcaagcagTACAGAAGATAGTCTGATGAGAGATGCGTTCCAGTTTGAAGTACTGCAAACACAGcatgaagaaattaaacagaag ctgaaagaaatgcagGATGAAATTCTTActaaaaatggagaaattaaaattttgcgTGACTCAATGCAGCAGATGGAGTATGCTATGGAGGAACAGAAAAGATCATACATGCTATTGGAACAGCAAAAAACTCAGACcttaagtgaaaaagaaaaagagttctCCAAAAAG TTACTGTCATTACAGTCAGAGTTGCAGTTCAAAGATGCAGAAATGAATGAATTAAGGACACGACTTCAGAACTGTGAAAGAAATAAACATGTTACTCAGACAGTTTTAATGCCAAG ccCTAAAAAGAATCTTGCGATACAAGTGAAATCAGAAGGATGTTCTCCGCAGCCTGGAAAAAGATCTTTTCCTACAAAGGAATCCTTCAGTGCTGAAATGTCCACTAGACCATCGTGTTCTTCAGGAAATTTGATTGCCCCAGCTACTTTGATCAAAGAAG ACGGTAAGATAACCCATCCTGAAGTTTTAGCCATGAAGCGTGAAGCAATGGGAAAAAACGGTTCCTACAACTCTGTACCTAAACGAAACGCACGAG GTTCTATCTTACTAAATGCACTGATGAAGCAGCCCATTGTGCCTGGGTCATTACTAGGACTCTGCCACCTTCTTAGCAGTAACTCTGAGCCTTCACCTGGAGCTGTATTGCAGCCTAATTATTTGGATAT AAAGTCCACACAACtacccagcagcaggacagctcAAGAAGAAACTGCACCTCTTGTATCCCTGCGAGAAGCTCAAGAACTTGCAATAACAGGACTGAACTTGATTGCTATGGACGAAGGATTATCTGAAGGAAGCCCAACAGAAAGCCGGACAGAGTTCTCACACCTCACACGCTGCAAGATCCGAGGCGCTGTGCATCTCTTGCCCTTGGTAGAACACCATATTGGTGCATACTGTCAAGCTGTACAATTGGCGGCCAAGTCAGTCAATGGTTCTTGTGGAAACCATTCAGCTGTTTCTTCCAGAACCAACACAAATATGGGGTCAAGTAAGGAGGACTTCAGGTTGTCTCTTGAAGAAACTACAGTTATATCACTGGGTATTCTTTATTATTTGGCGTTTTATAGCTGGGATGTTGTCCACACATTGCTATCtactgaagtggaaaaaagttctgctgctggagatgaACAGGTTTCCAAGATGGACAAAAATGTGCTGTGTGATAATCAGTGTGATAATAAAGAAGATACCAGGACACAAGGAGGGCTGCCTGTAGCTCCACAGGATGCTCCCAATAACGATCGACCTCAAcattctttgtttaaaaagctgCTTCAGGTTTTAGGTTTTTCTGCTGCAAGAGGCTCCCAAACTGATAGTATACTGAACCAAAGCCTAAAAGTTTTGGTGAAATTAGCTGAAAATTCAACAATGGACTTACTAATAAA ttttcaGGACTTACTGAGTAGCCAGATACTGTTCCGTTGTCTGTGTCCAGAGACTCCTTTGCCTGCTGTCCTTTTGACCGTGAGACTGTTGTGTATTCTTGCTCAGCACCACACGTTAGTTGCTCAACTTTGTTCTCATTCAG ACACCTGCCTTCTTCTTGCACTGTACATGTATATTACATCAAGACCAGATAAAACAGCATCTGAAATGCTTTGGCTTCAGCTGGAACAAGAG gTGGTTAAGGCACTAATCATAATGTTACATAGACAGTGGATGAAGATTAGAAGATCTGAGAACAGTTTGTCGGCATATAAGGAACAAATTATTCAGTTTTTACGGGATGCTGTTTTACTCTTATACAGCCTCTCTCAGAAAGATAAACTGTTTCATGAACACTGTTTGGAAGTTCTCCATCAATATGACCAAGTCATGCCGGGTGTAAGAGCCATTCTCAAAAAGACTCAAAAACTGAGTGCCTGTGAAG aGCTGATTTTGGATGAATTGTATCCTCCTGAGCCAGAAGCAGAAGACCAAGGAATGGATTCCAGCTAG